Proteins encoded in a region of the Variovorax sp. PAMC 28711 genome:
- the lptA gene encoding lipopolysaccharide transport periplasmic protein LptA: protein MNLRSISFPRFLTAAAACALALAAALPAHAEKADRLKPMNIESDALRYDDLKQTSVFTGKVLVTKGTIVIRGARIDVRQDPEGYQYGVVTPEPGKQAYYKQKRDAPGDEWTEGEADRIEYDSRADNVKFIGRAVMRRLIGAKPNDETTGALIVYDQSNDTFTVNGSALPPDASVAAGTPGGRVRAVLTPRQPVSGAAAGGKGAPAPAASPAPGAGLRPSTTLNGGDARK from the coding sequence ATGAACCTGCGCTCTATCTCCTTCCCCCGCTTCCTGACCGCCGCCGCTGCCTGCGCCCTCGCGCTGGCGGCGGCCCTGCCGGCCCACGCCGAAAAGGCCGACCGCCTCAAGCCAATGAACATCGAGTCGGACGCGTTGCGTTACGACGACCTCAAGCAGACGAGCGTGTTCACCGGCAAGGTGCTCGTGACCAAGGGCACGATCGTCATCCGCGGCGCTCGCATCGACGTGCGCCAGGACCCGGAGGGCTACCAGTACGGCGTGGTCACGCCCGAGCCGGGCAAGCAGGCCTACTACAAGCAGAAGCGCGACGCGCCCGGTGACGAGTGGACCGAGGGCGAGGCCGACCGCATCGAATACGACAGCCGCGCCGACAACGTCAAGTTCATCGGTCGCGCCGTGATGCGCCGCCTGATCGGCGCCAAGCCCAACGACGAAACCACCGGCGCGCTGATCGTCTACGACCAGAGCAACGACACCTTCACGGTGAACGGCTCGGCCTTGCCGCCGGACGCCAGCGTGGCAGCCGGCACGCCGGGCGGCCGTGTCAGGGCCGTGCTGACGCCGCGCCAGCCGGTTTCCGGGGCGGCTGCGGGCGGCAAGGGCGCACCGGCACCGGCCGCTTCGCCGGCACCCGGCGCCGGCTTGCGTCCGAGCACCACGCTGAACGGCGGAGACGCGCGCAAGTGA
- a CDS encoding thiol:disulfide interchange protein DsbA/DsbL, which produces MKRRDFSLAATSLGLMAIANLSHAQARMPKAGTEYLVLDKRAPSDAPAGKIEVVEFFSYNCPHCNSFEPELEAWVKTLPKDVVFRRVPVPFVGNDVEAKQRLFYALEAMGKLDEYQPKVFDAIHKQRQNVNGDAAIIAWAEKNGLDKTKFTEAFNSFGVASKAKRASQLTEAYKVSGVPALGVAGRFYVDGELAGNMTKSLQTTNFLIIEARKG; this is translated from the coding sequence ATGAAACGTCGTGATTTTTCGTTGGCCGCTACTTCGCTGGGCCTGATGGCCATTGCCAATCTGTCGCATGCCCAGGCGCGCATGCCCAAGGCCGGTACCGAGTACCTGGTGCTCGACAAGCGCGCGCCCAGCGACGCACCGGCCGGCAAGATCGAGGTGGTCGAGTTCTTCTCGTACAACTGCCCGCATTGCAATTCCTTCGAGCCCGAACTCGAAGCGTGGGTCAAGACGCTGCCGAAAGATGTGGTGTTTCGCCGCGTGCCGGTGCCTTTCGTGGGCAACGACGTCGAAGCCAAGCAGCGCCTTTTCTACGCACTCGAGGCGATGGGCAAGCTCGACGAATACCAGCCCAAGGTGTTTGACGCGATCCACAAGCAGCGCCAGAACGTGAACGGCGACGCCGCCATCATCGCGTGGGCCGAAAAGAACGGCCTCGACAAAACCAAGTTCACCGAAGCGTTCAATTCGTTCGGCGTGGCGAGCAAGGCCAAGCGCGCATCGCAGCTCACCGAGGCCTACAAGGTGAGCGGCGTGCCAGCGTTGGGTGTGGCGGGGCGTTTCTATGTCGACGGCGAACTGGCTGGCAACATGACGAAGTCGCTGCAGACCACGAATTTCCTGATCATCGAGGCGCGCAAGGGTTGA
- a CDS encoding THUMP domain-containing class I SAM-dependent RNA methyltransferase — protein MNDLSLFLPCAAGVEEFLAQEVHALTGRVGQDLLTLRGGVRVLAEWRDALKLNLHSRLAQRVLIELAQAPYRSENDLYAIASGVAWEIWFTPQQTFKIETTAQHSPLQSLNFATLRIKDAIADRFRAKANGVRPSIETQWPDCRVFAHLTTDTCTLYIDTSGEPLFKRGWRQDKGDAPLKETLAAAMLAASGWWNPETGEVAPQPLYDPCCGSGTIAIEAAQIAARIPAGWLRRFGFEKLLPFQSHVWEAIKSNAAPADEVDGAPVLIFGSDVSHRMVDFAERNAERAGVAAQIEFRGGDALQRMPPAGAGVIVLNPPYGERIEVGGVAGPDSAGRFGAREAADVQGGDASGDFFPQLATHWKRNYAGWTAWVLTPDLQLPKRMRLKESRRVPMWNGPIECRLFKFDMVAGSARAKPAATAP, from the coding sequence GTGAACGATCTCTCCCTATTTTTGCCTTGCGCCGCCGGCGTCGAGGAATTCCTGGCGCAGGAAGTCCATGCGCTGACTGGCCGCGTCGGGCAAGACCTGCTCACGCTGCGGGGCGGCGTCCGGGTGCTTGCCGAATGGCGCGACGCGCTCAAGCTCAACCTGCACAGCCGCCTCGCGCAGCGCGTGCTCATCGAGCTGGCCCAGGCGCCGTACCGCAGCGAGAACGACCTCTACGCCATCGCAAGCGGCGTGGCCTGGGAGATCTGGTTCACGCCGCAGCAGACTTTCAAGATCGAGACGACCGCCCAGCACAGTCCGCTGCAGAGCCTGAACTTCGCCACGCTGCGCATCAAGGACGCGATCGCCGACCGCTTTCGCGCCAAGGCGAACGGCGTGCGGCCGAGCATCGAGACGCAGTGGCCCGATTGCCGCGTGTTCGCGCACCTGACCACCGACACCTGCACGCTCTACATCGACACCAGCGGCGAGCCGCTGTTCAAGCGCGGCTGGCGGCAGGACAAGGGCGATGCGCCGCTGAAGGAAACGCTGGCTGCCGCGATGCTCGCCGCCAGCGGCTGGTGGAACCCCGAGACCGGCGAGGTCGCCCCCCAGCCGCTGTACGACCCGTGTTGCGGCAGCGGCACGATTGCGATCGAGGCCGCGCAGATCGCGGCCCGCATTCCGGCCGGCTGGCTGCGGCGCTTCGGCTTCGAGAAGCTGCTGCCGTTCCAGTCGCACGTGTGGGAGGCGATCAAGTCCAACGCAGCGCCGGCCGACGAGGTCGACGGGGCGCCCGTGCTCATCTTTGGCTCCGACGTGTCGCACCGAATGGTCGACTTCGCCGAGCGCAACGCCGAGCGCGCCGGTGTCGCCGCGCAGATCGAGTTCCGCGGCGGCGACGCCTTGCAGCGCATGCCGCCCGCCGGGGCCGGCGTGATCGTGCTCAATCCACCGTACGGCGAGCGCATCGAGGTCGGCGGCGTGGCCGGCCCCGACAGCGCGGGCCGCTTCGGTGCCCGCGAGGCGGCCGACGTCCAGGGCGGCGATGCCAGCGGCGATTTCTTTCCGCAGCTCGCCACGCACTGGAAGCGCAACTACGCGGGCTGGACCGCCTGGGTGCTCACGCCCGACCTCCAGCTGCCCAAGCGCATGCGCCTGAAGGAATCGCGCCGCGTGCCGATGTGGAACGGCCCGATCGAGTGCCGGCTCTTCAAGTTCGACATGGTGGCCGGGTCGGCGCGCGCGAAGCCGGCCGCCACCGCCCCGTGA
- a CDS encoding SPOR domain-containing protein, with protein MKKTSMNLGRQRGNIVIGLIVGLVLGLGVALGIAVYVTKVPIPFMNKTQRGGVEQDEAEARKNRDWDPNGPLAGKAGAAKPPTTVSPVAVQPATVGPLNAPTTPSGPVPVVVAPTRPKPAAPVEASSDPLGDLARSRAGTGGGSVQASAAQTAQPNAAAGADPFMYFVQAGAFRSTDDAEAQRAKLSLMGVEAKVTEREQAGRTVYRVRAGPFNKKDDADRLKERLDGGGLESALVRVQR; from the coding sequence ATGAAGAAGACAAGCATGAACCTCGGCCGGCAGCGCGGCAACATCGTCATCGGGCTGATCGTCGGCCTGGTGCTCGGTCTCGGCGTGGCGCTGGGCATCGCGGTCTACGTGACCAAGGTGCCGATCCCGTTCATGAACAAGACGCAGCGTGGCGGCGTCGAGCAGGACGAGGCCGAAGCCCGCAAGAACCGCGACTGGGACCCGAACGGCCCACTGGCCGGCAAGGCCGGCGCCGCCAAGCCGCCGACCACCGTCTCACCCGTGGCCGTGCAGCCCGCGACCGTCGGGCCGCTGAACGCGCCGACCACGCCGTCCGGCCCGGTGCCGGTGGTGGTCGCGCCGACCCGGCCCAAGCCGGCGGCGCCGGTCGAAGCCTCGAGCGATCCGCTCGGCGACCTGGCGCGTTCACGTGCCGGCACCGGGGGCGGCTCGGTCCAGGCCTCGGCCGCACAGACCGCGCAGCCCAATGCCGCCGCCGGCGCCGACCCCTTCATGTACTTCGTGCAGGCCGGCGCTTTCCGCTCCACCGACGACGCCGAAGCGCAGCGCGCCAAGCTCTCGCTGATGGGCGTGGAAGCCAAGGTCACTGAGCGCGAGCAGGCCGGTCGCACCGTCTACCGCGTGCGCGCCGGTCCCTTCAACAAGAAGGACGACGCTGACCGCCTCAAGGAGCGGCTCGACGGCGGCGGTCTCGAATCCGCGCTCGTCCGCGTGCAGCGCTGA
- a CDS encoding putative toxin-antitoxin system toxin component, PIN family produces the protein MTALVIDTNIVLDLFVFDDAAAKPLRAALEAGAVEWLATPPMRVELERVLGYPQIAPRLAFYGRAAADVLAAFDRHTRIVDAAPKAPVTCSDADDQCFIDLAVAHRAPLLSKDRAVLTMRKRLAGLGVAAQPVWSSQAV, from the coding sequence GTGACCGCGCTGGTCATCGACACCAACATCGTTCTGGACCTGTTCGTTTTCGACGATGCCGCCGCGAAGCCGCTGCGTGCAGCGCTCGAAGCCGGCGCGGTCGAGTGGCTCGCGACGCCGCCGATGCGCGTCGAGCTCGAACGCGTGCTGGGGTATCCGCAGATCGCGCCGCGGCTGGCCTTCTACGGACGTGCCGCAGCCGACGTGCTCGCGGCTTTCGACCGGCACACGCGCATCGTCGACGCCGCGCCGAAAGCGCCCGTCACCTGCAGCGATGCGGACGACCAATGCTTCATCGACCTGGCCGTGGCGCACCGTGCGCCGTTGCTCAGCAAGGACCGGGCGGTGCTGACGATGAGGAAGCGGTTGGCGGGGTTGGGTGTGGCGGCACAGCCTGTCTGGTCTTCACAGGCGGTCTGA
- a CDS encoding RNA polymerase factor sigma-54 translates to MKQGLSLRVSQHLALTPQLQQSIRLLQLSTLELSQEVEQMLDDNPFLERTAEEAAREEFGLDTSDTPAPREDDRDADFSGSTASTSSDDTPSSASSETESPVADVADREPDWEGDGTVELTPDDGEWGGDAQASGNNLGPNDGSERIDATELARSQESLQSFLHRQALSLRLNANDQAALRFLIESLNDDGYLEDSLPALASGLAGDDNDQFDDLVHHFQVALGLLQSLEPVGVGARDLGECLAIQLRALAPANAARESENARQVRKTALLICKQPMELLARRDFKRLATLTRSNEEEVRSALQMIARLEPKPGRRFVDVERNIVVPDVIVTRTGRGATLKFRVMLNPDVMPRLRVHDIYAGALKAHKGEGSQALSQRLQEARWFIKNIQQRFDTILRVSNAIVERQKSFFVHGELAMRPLVLREIADELGLHESTISRVTTAKYMATPYGTVELKYFFGSALGTETGGNASSTAVRALIKQFVTAEDIKKPLSDSQVSEMLKEQGIECARRTVAKYREALRIAPANLRKAL, encoded by the coding sequence ATGAAGCAAGGCCTGTCGCTGCGCGTTTCGCAGCACTTGGCGCTCACGCCCCAACTTCAACAGTCGATCCGGCTGCTGCAGCTTTCCACGCTCGAGCTGAGCCAGGAAGTCGAGCAGATGCTTGACGACAACCCTTTTCTCGAACGCACTGCCGAAGAAGCGGCGCGCGAGGAGTTCGGGCTCGACACGTCCGACACGCCGGCGCCTCGCGAAGACGACCGCGACGCCGATTTTTCCGGGAGCACCGCCAGCACGTCGTCCGACGACACGCCTTCTTCCGCCAGCAGCGAGACCGAGTCGCCGGTCGCCGATGTGGCCGACCGCGAGCCCGACTGGGAAGGCGACGGCACCGTCGAGCTGACGCCCGACGACGGCGAATGGGGCGGCGACGCGCAGGCCAGCGGCAACAACCTCGGCCCCAACGACGGCAGCGAGCGCATCGACGCCACCGAGTTGGCCCGCAGCCAGGAATCGCTGCAATCGTTCCTGCACCGCCAGGCGCTGAGCCTGCGGCTCAATGCCAACGACCAGGCCGCGCTGCGCTTCCTGATCGAATCGCTGAACGACGACGGCTACCTCGAAGACTCGCTGCCGGCGCTGGCCTCGGGGCTCGCGGGCGACGACAACGACCAGTTCGACGATCTGGTTCATCATTTCCAGGTCGCGCTCGGCCTGCTGCAAAGCCTGGAGCCGGTCGGGGTCGGCGCACGCGACCTCGGCGAGTGCCTGGCGATCCAGCTTCGCGCGCTGGCACCTGCGAACGCGGCCCGCGAAAGCGAAAATGCCCGGCAGGTCCGCAAGACCGCCCTCCTGATCTGCAAGCAGCCAATGGAGCTGCTCGCGCGCCGCGACTTCAAACGCCTCGCCACGCTCACCCGCAGCAACGAGGAAGAGGTGCGCAGCGCATTGCAGATGATCGCGCGGCTCGAGCCCAAGCCGGGTCGTCGCTTCGTCGATGTCGAACGCAACATCGTGGTGCCCGACGTGATCGTCACGCGCACCGGCCGCGGCGCCACGCTCAAGTTCCGCGTGATGCTCAACCCCGACGTGATGCCGCGGCTGCGCGTGCACGACATCTACGCCGGCGCGCTCAAGGCGCACAAGGGCGAGGGCAGCCAGGCGCTGTCGCAGCGGCTGCAGGAAGCGCGCTGGTTCATCAAGAACATCCAGCAGCGCTTCGACACCATTCTTCGCGTGTCCAACGCCATCGTCGAGCGTCAGAAAAGCTTCTTCGTGCACGGCGAACTCGCCATGCGCCCGCTGGTGCTGCGCGAGATCGCCGACGAGCTGGGGCTGCACGAGTCGACCATCAGCCGCGTGACGACCGCCAAGTACATGGCGACGCCTTACGGCACGGTGGAGCTCAAATATTTCTTCGGTTCGGCGCTCGGCACCGAGACCGGCGGCAACGCGTCGAGCACGGCCGTGCGGGCGCTCATCAAGCAGTTCGTCACGGCCGAAGACATCAAGAAGCCGTTGTCGGACAGTCAGGTGTCGGAGATGCTGAAAGAGCAGGGCATCGAGTGCGCACGTCGCACGGTCGCCAAATACCGCGAGGCGCTGCGCATCGCGCCGGCCAATCTGCGCAAGGCGCTGTAG
- a CDS encoding DUF2214 family protein produces the protein MTLEAILAYLHILAILTMVVFISSEAALCRVQWLNAAVVERLAKIDMVYGIAALAVLATGIARTVWGIKGTAWYWTHPLLHVKLTLFIIIGVVSIFPTLTYFRWRKALRATGALPAEADIKKTRRLVMVQAHLIAVIPLVAVFLARGFGK, from the coding sequence ATGACGCTCGAAGCCATCCTCGCGTACCTGCACATCCTCGCCATCCTCACGATGGTCGTCTTCATCTCGAGCGAAGCCGCGCTGTGCCGCGTGCAGTGGCTCAACGCGGCGGTGGTCGAGCGGCTCGCGAAGATCGACATGGTCTACGGCATCGCGGCCCTCGCGGTGCTCGCCACCGGCATCGCGCGCACAGTGTGGGGCATCAAGGGCACGGCCTGGTACTGGACCCATCCGCTGCTGCACGTGAAGCTCACGCTTTTCATCATCATCGGCGTGGTATCGATCTTCCCGACACTGACCTACTTTCGATGGCGCAAGGCGCTGCGCGCGACGGGCGCGCTGCCTGCGGAGGCCGACATCAAGAAGACGCGCCGGCTGGTGATGGTGCAGGCGCACCTGATCGCGGTGATTCCGCTGGTCGCCGTGTTCCTCGCGCGCGGTTTCGGCAAGTAG
- the lptB gene encoding LPS export ABC transporter ATP-binding protein, which produces MIETAGTADVGSQGSRLEARGLQKTYGSRTVVKDVSLEVQKGEVVGLLGPNGAGKTTSFYMIVGLVRADAGEITIDGEPIAHMPIHKRARMGLSYLPQEASIFRKLNVEENVRAVLELQREDDGSGRFVPLSKARMEERLTELLTDLRVDHLRDSPALALSGGERRRVEIARALATQPRFILLDEPFAGIDPIAVIEIQRIISFLKERGIGVLITDHNVRETLGICDHAFIISDGQVLAQGTPSEIVDNAEVRRVYLGEHFRM; this is translated from the coding sequence GTGATCGAAACCGCGGGCACTGCAGACGTCGGCAGCCAGGGCAGCCGCCTCGAAGCGCGCGGTCTGCAAAAGACCTACGGCAGCCGCACGGTGGTGAAAGACGTATCGCTTGAAGTCCAGAAGGGCGAAGTCGTCGGATTGCTCGGCCCGAACGGCGCCGGCAAGACGACCTCGTTCTACATGATCGTCGGCCTGGTCCGCGCCGATGCCGGCGAGATCACGATCGACGGCGAGCCGATTGCGCACATGCCGATCCACAAGCGCGCGCGCATGGGGCTCTCGTACCTGCCGCAGGAAGCCTCGATCTTCCGCAAGCTCAATGTGGAGGAAAACGTGCGTGCCGTGCTCGAGCTGCAGCGCGAGGACGACGGCAGCGGCCGGTTCGTGCCGCTCTCCAAGGCGCGCATGGAAGAGCGCCTGACCGAATTGCTGACCGACCTGCGCGTCGACCATCTGCGCGATTCGCCGGCGCTCGCGCTGTCGGGCGGAGAACGTCGCCGCGTCGAAATCGCTCGCGCGCTCGCCACGCAGCCGCGCTTCATCCTGCTCGACGAACCGTTCGCCGGCATCGACCCGATCGCCGTGATCGAGATCCAGCGGATCATCAGTTTTCTGAAAGAGCGCGGCATTGGCGTGCTCATCACCGACCACAACGTGCGCGAAACGCTCGGCATCTGCGATCACGCTTTCATCATCAGCGACGGGCAAGTGCTGGCACAAGGCACGCCTTCGGAGATCGTCGACAACGCCGAGGTACGACGCGTGTACCTGGGCGAACACTTCCGGATGTAG
- the argS gene encoding arginine--tRNA ligase translates to MLLVKQELLAALANTLESFSPGAGAKAAFESPKVAAHGDFASTAAMQLAKPLGRKPRELAEELSAALLATPAFGQWVQAVEIAGPGFLNIRLKTAAKQQVVREVHVAGDAYGRQPVTGEKVLVEFVSANPTGPLHVGHGRQAALGDAICNLRASQGDAVYREFYYNDAGVQIQTLASSVQMRAKGLKPGDADWPSGEKAAAYNGDYIADIAEDFKAKKTVKSDDRAFTASGDIDDIDSIREFAVAYLRREQDLDLQAFRVRFDNYYLESSLYTSGRVESTVAKLVAAGKTYEQDGALWLRSTDYGDDKDRVMKKGDGTYTYFVPDVAYHVAKWERGFHTVVNIQGTDHHGTIARVRAGLQGVGEGIPASYPDYVLHTMVRVMKGGEEVKISKRAGSYVTLRDLIEWTSTDAVRFFLLSRKPDTEYTFDVDLAVAKNNDNPVYYVQYAHARICSVLASWGGDAATLQDVDLSALESPAAQALMLLLAKYPDMLTAAAKDFAPHDVTFYLRELAASYHSYYDAERILVDDESVKKARLALVAATARVLHNGLAILGVSAPSKM, encoded by the coding sequence ATGCTATTGGTCAAACAGGAGCTGCTCGCGGCGCTCGCGAACACGCTCGAATCCTTCTCGCCCGGCGCTGGCGCCAAAGCCGCGTTCGAGTCGCCCAAGGTGGCAGCGCACGGCGATTTCGCCAGCACGGCCGCCATGCAACTCGCCAAGCCGCTCGGCCGGAAGCCGCGCGAACTGGCCGAAGAACTGAGCGCGGCCCTGCTGGCCACGCCCGCTTTCGGGCAGTGGGTGCAGGCGGTCGAGATCGCCGGCCCGGGTTTTCTCAACATCCGCCTGAAGACGGCCGCCAAGCAGCAGGTGGTGCGCGAAGTCCACGTTGCCGGCGACGCCTACGGCCGTCAGCCCGTGACGGGCGAAAAAGTGCTGGTCGAGTTCGTCTCGGCCAACCCGACCGGCCCGCTGCATGTGGGCCACGGTCGCCAGGCCGCGCTCGGCGATGCCATCTGCAACCTGCGCGCTTCGCAGGGCGATGCGGTGTACCGCGAGTTCTATTACAACGACGCCGGCGTGCAGATCCAGACGCTCGCCAGCAGCGTGCAGATGCGCGCCAAAGGCCTGAAGCCCGGCGACGCCGACTGGCCGAGCGGCGAAAAAGCCGCGGCCTACAACGGCGACTACATCGCCGACATCGCCGAAGATTTCAAAGCGAAGAAGACCGTGAAATCGGACGATCGCGCGTTCACCGCGAGCGGCGACATCGACGACATCGACTCGATCCGCGAATTCGCCGTCGCCTACCTGCGTCGGGAGCAAGACCTCGACCTGCAGGCGTTTCGCGTGCGCTTTGACAACTACTACCTGGAGTCGAGCCTGTACACCAGCGGCCGGGTCGAATCGACCGTGGCCAAGCTCGTGGCCGCCGGCAAAACGTACGAGCAGGACGGCGCGCTGTGGCTCCGGTCGACCGACTACGGCGACGACAAGGACCGCGTCATGAAAAAGGGCGATGGCACGTACACCTACTTCGTGCCCGACGTGGCCTACCACGTCGCCAAGTGGGAGCGCGGCTTTCACACGGTCGTCAACATCCAGGGCACCGACCACCACGGCACCATCGCGCGGGTGCGCGCCGGCCTGCAGGGCGTGGGCGAGGGCATCCCGGCAAGCTACCCCGACTACGTGCTGCACACCATGGTGCGCGTCATGAAGGGCGGCGAGGAGGTCAAGATCAGCAAGCGCGCCGGCAGCTACGTCACGCTGCGCGACCTGATCGAATGGACCAGCACCGATGCGGTCCGCTTCTTCCTGCTGAGCCGCAAGCCCGACACCGAATACACCTTCGACGTCGACCTCGCCGTGGCGAAGAACAACGACAACCCGGTGTACTACGTGCAGTACGCACATGCCCGCATCTGCTCGGTGCTCGCCAGCTGGGGCGGCGACGCGGCGACGCTGCAAGATGTCGACCTGTCGGCGCTCGAGAGCCCGGCCGCGCAGGCGCTCATGCTGCTGCTCGCCAAGTACCCCGACATGCTGACCGCGGCCGCCAAGGATTTCGCGCCGCACGACGTCACGTTCTACCTGCGCGAGCTGGCCGCCAGCTACCACAGCTACTACGACGCCGAGCGCATTCTGGTCGACGACGAAAGCGTCAAGAAAGCCCGTTTGGCGCTCGTCGCCGCCACCGCGCGGGTGCTGCACAATGGCCTCGCGATTCTCGGCGTCAGTGCGCCGAGCAAGATGTGA
- a CDS encoding LysR family transcriptional regulator: protein MDRLTQLESFASVATRGSLTAAARAEGVAPAIMGRRIDALEERLGVKLLVRTTRRITLTHEGSAFLEDCQRLLVEFANAEASVSAGGVKASGHLRVTAPAGFGRRHVAPLVPRFHALHPEVRISLNLSDRVIDVAGEGYDCAVRVGDMPDSSLVSLRLADNRRRCVATPDFIRRHGAPQQPSDLARFACLTLSSDASQTRGWAFRVPRRHGDEASTEVIHLKPSGPLDCSDGQVLHDWCLAGHGIAWRSTWEVEAEIDAGLLVPLLDAFAAPANGIYAVFPHAKHLPLRVRLWLDFLKAQYGRPEFWGGEIRAA, encoded by the coding sequence ATGGACCGCCTCACGCAACTCGAATCCTTCGCCTCCGTCGCAACGCGCGGCAGCCTCACGGCGGCGGCGCGGGCCGAGGGCGTGGCGCCCGCCATCATGGGCCGGCGCATCGATGCGCTGGAAGAGCGGCTCGGCGTGAAATTGCTGGTGCGCACCACGCGCCGCATCACGTTGACGCACGAAGGCAGCGCGTTCCTGGAGGATTGCCAGCGCCTCCTTGTCGAGTTCGCGAACGCGGAGGCGAGCGTGAGTGCCGGCGGCGTCAAGGCCAGCGGTCATTTGCGCGTGACGGCGCCTGCGGGTTTCGGCCGTCGCCACGTCGCGCCGCTGGTGCCGCGTTTTCACGCGCTGCATCCCGAGGTGCGCATCTCGCTCAACCTGAGCGACCGTGTGATCGACGTCGCCGGCGAAGGCTACGACTGCGCGGTGCGGGTCGGCGACATGCCCGATTCGTCGCTCGTGAGCCTGCGGCTGGCCGACAACCGGCGCCGTTGCGTGGCGACGCCCGACTTCATCCGCCGGCACGGCGCGCCGCAGCAACCGAGCGACTTGGCGCGCTTTGCGTGCCTGACGCTGTCTAGCGACGCGTCGCAGACCCGCGGCTGGGCCTTTCGCGTGCCCAGGCGCCACGGCGACGAGGCAAGCACCGAGGTGATCCACCTCAAGCCGAGCGGTCCGCTCGATTGCTCCGACGGCCAGGTGCTGCACGACTGGTGCCTGGCCGGGCACGGCATCGCCTGGCGGAGCACCTGGGAGGTCGAGGCCGAGATCGACGCCGGTCTGCTGGTGCCGTTGCTCGATGCGTTCGCGGCACCGGCAAACGGGATCTACGCCGTGTTTCCGCACGCCAAGCACCTGCCGCTGCGCGTGCGGCTGTGGCTCGACTTTCTCAAGGCGCAGTACGGTCGCCCCGAGTTCTGGGGCGGGGAAATCCGGGCGGCGTAG